The genome window TTATCGGCGTCGTTATCCACTTCCCAATACACATCGGTCTGGATTTCTTCGCGCGGTGCATAAGGGCTGTCTTCAGCAAACTTTGCAGATGCTTCGGCTTCGTCCTTCTTCTCTTGGTCGATCTTCTTAGCGAGGTCGTCCGTTAAAGTGCCATCAGCGAGGAGTTGAGATTTGATCAAATTCAGCGGATCTTTCGTGCGCTTGTATTCTTCGATCTCTTCCTTGGTGCGGTATTTCTCGTGATTCGCATCCGCGACTGAGTGTCCGCGGTAACGGTATGTGCGGATCTCGAGAAGGAATGGCTTCATTTCTTCGCGAGCACGCTTCATTGCACGGTTGGCAACTTCGCGAACTTCGAATACGTCGTGGCCATCGCAGACTTCCCAAGCGATGTCGAAACCATCCGCACGGTGTGCGAGGTTTTCTTCGGCAGAGGAGCGCTTGAGGCTGGTGCCCATGGAGTAGCCGTTGTTTTCGATGACGAAGACGACGGGGATATTCCAGAGCGATACGAGATTGAGGGTCTCCATGAAGGAGCCTTGATTCACGGCACCATCACCGAGGAACGCCATCGCACAGCCCTTGAGGCCTTTATATTTCAGTGCGAACGCGAGGCCGGCACCGAGTGGTGTCTGACCCGCGACGATTCCGTGACCGCCCCAGTAGTTCTTGTCTGGAGCGAAAAAGTGCATTGAGCCACCTTTGCCCTTTGAGCAGCCTGTGTATTTGCCATACATCTCGGCCATACACTCGTTCATCGACATCCCGACAGACAGCGCGTGGCCGTGGTCGCGGTATGCGGTGATGATGTGGTCGTTCTCTTCCATGAGAGAGACGATGCCAGTGGCAACGGCTTCCTGACCAATGTAAAGGTGGAGGAAGCCTCCGATCTTACCTTGGTTGTAGGCGCGTAGTGAGCGTTCCTCGAAGCGTCGAATCCCTACAATCGTGCGGTAGAGGTCGAGCTTTTCTTCTTTGGAAAGCTTCTTGTTGATCGGTGCTTCTAGGAAGTTTTGAGGCTTCTTAGACGTCGTTACAGATTTTTTCTTGGTAGTAGCCATAATAGCGAAGGCTCCGAAAGTTGCATAAATCACTTCGATGACAAGTAAATATGAGGGATTTGATGGGGGAGATGCTGTTAGAAGAGATGCTGATTTTAGTTCGGAGGCCTCTAGTGTCGTATTAGTTTGGGTATTGGAGTTTGGATAAAGTCTAAATTTATTCATGTAGATGCCCCCGGATTTGTAGCGGATCGGCGAATGCCGTTTCGATCTGTGCAGTGTGCGCGTGCTGAGGCTCAGCTGCCGAAATGAGTGCCTCATTCCGCTACACACAGATTTGTAGCGGATCGGCGAATGCCGTTTCGATCTGTGCGGCGTGCGCGTGCCGCGGTTCTGCTGCCGAAATGAGTGCCTCATTCCGCTACGCCCGGATTTTGTAGCGGATCGGCGAAGCCGTTTCGATCTGTGCGGTGTGCGCGTGCTGAGGCTCAGCCGCCGAAATGAGTTCCTCATTCCGCTACACACAGATTTGTAGCGGAACCCGCGAATGCGGTTTCGATCTGTGCGCGTGTTGCTCGGGCTGAGGCTCAGCTGCCGAAATGAGTGCCTCATTCCGCTACCAAGCTTTGGCTGGACCGTTAAACTTTCAGAATTTCCCATTTTCAGCGTTTCCGCTTTTCAGTCTACCGCCTTTCTGGCTTGAAAGCCTGCGATAGACCCTCACCTTTGGCTCCTTTCTAATTTTTCCTGTCATGTCTGAAATCGCAAAAGCCTACGAACCCAAAGAAGTCGAACAACGCTGGTATGCTAACTGGCTCGAAGCCGGATGCTTTAAGGCAGTCGCTGATAGCTCGAAAGAGCCGTATGCGATTATGATCCCGCCACCGAATGTCACCGGTATGCTGCACATGGGGCACGTGCTTGATAATACCTTGCAGGACATCTTCGTCCGCCGCGCCCGCCTCGAAGGCAAGGCCGTGCTCTGGCAACCGGGCACCGACCACGCAGGTATCGCCACACAGACCAAGGTCGAAAAGCAGCTCCGTGAATCGACGGGTCAAAGTAAATATGACCTCGGCCGTGAAGGATTTCTCGAAAAGGTCTGGGACTTCCGCGCAGAGTCGGGCGGCGTGATTCTCAATCAGCTGCAGAAACTCGGCGCGTCCTGTGACTGGGATCGCACCAGCTTCACACTCGACGAGGACTACTCGAAGGCAGTGTTGGAGGCTTTCGTCTCATTCTATAAGCGCGGATACATCTACCGCGGCAAGCGCATGGTCAACTGGTGCCCTGCGACGCATACTGCGATTTCCGATGAAGAGGTGAACATGAAGCCACAAAGCGGCTTCTTCTATAAGATGCGCTACGAACTGGTGCAGCCAGACGGCGAGCGCACGCATCTTGAAATTTCCACCACTCGCCCTGAAACGATCATGGGCGACACCGCTGTGGCCGTGCATCCAGAGGATGAGCGCTACAAGCACTTGATTGGTAAGACCGTCTGGCGTCCCTTCCCGAAGGCTGAAATCCCAATCATCGGCGACGAATATGTGGATCGCGAGTTCGGCACCGGTTGCCTGAAGGTCACACCCGCACACGATAAGAATGACTTCGAGATCGGCCAACGTCACAACCTCGAAGTGATTGAAGTGATCGACCACGACGGGCGTCTCAACGCGCTCGCTGGCGAGGAATTCGACGGCGTCGATCGTTTCAAGGCCCGCAAGCAAGCGGTTGCTAAGCTCGAAGAACTAGGTCTCTTGATTGAGGCTGAGAATTACGAGAACACCGTCGGCTTCTCGGAGCGTGGCGATGTGCCCATCGAGCCGCGCCTCTCTGAGCAATGGTTCCTCAAATACCCGAAGGTCGAAGAGGCCAAGCGTGCAGTTGAAAACGGCACGATCAAATTTCACCCAGATCGCTGGAAGAAGACTTACCTGCACTGGCTCAACGGTATTCAGGATTGGTGCATCAGCCGCCAGCTCTGGTGGGGCCACCGTATCCCTGTTTGGTATAAGAAGGGTGCGGAGCGTTCGGAACTCGATTTCGAAAATCCCGAGCATGTGCATGTCTCTGTCGAAGGACCCTCCGATCCTGAAAACTGGGAGCAAGAAGACGACGTGCTCGACACGTGGGCGTCCTCGTATCTCTGGCCGATGGCGAATCTCGGCTGGCCCGAGCCTACTGCTGAGCAGCAGAAGGAACTCGATTTCTGGTATCCGACCTCTGTGTTGGTCACAGGGTTCGATATTATTTTCTTCTGGGTCGCTCGTATGATCATGGCTGGTATCGAGTTGTATGGTGACGATGCCAAGGATCTGTCCGATGAGGAACTCGCCAAGCGTATCCCATTTAAAAACGTCTTCATTCACGGTCTGATTCGTGACGAAAAGGGACGTAAAATGTCGAAGTCACTCGGCAACTCGCCCGATCCACTTGATTTGATCGAGAAATACGGCGCCGACGGTCTGCGCTTCGGTATCTGTAATATCGCACCGTCGGGCTCCGATATTCTGTTCTCAGAAGAGCGCATTCAAATCGGCCGTAATTTTTCCAATAAGCTGTGGAATGCGGTTCGCTTCCGTCAGATGTCTGGCCCAATGGCCGACAACTCCAGCTTGGACGCAATTCTGAGCCGCATCGATACCGCGCTCTGCGACGATTACGACCACTGGATCCTATCCCGCGTGATCGAAGTCACTGCTGAAATTGAAAAGTGCTTTAAGAACTACGAAATCGCACCGCTCACGCACCTGATCTACGCCTTCTTCTGGGGTGATTTCTGTGACTGGTATGTCGAAGCATCCAAGGGCAAGCTCCGTGGTGACGAAGCGCTGCGCGATAACTGTCTCGCGATCCAAGATCTCGTGATCCGTCAAGTCTTGCAGCTCGCGAATCCAGTCATGCCACACATTACCGAGGAACTCTGGAAGGGGCTCGGCTATGATGCGTCCGTCGCATTCATTCAAAACACGGTGGTCACCACTGCCGCCGAGTTGGAAGCGCAGCTTTCCGCCGACAAGTCAGCCGCCGCTCGTGTGGTCAGCTTGCAGGAATTGATCACTCAAGCACGTGCCCTCAAGTCGCAGTATAATTTGGCGAACAAGCGCGATGTCGCGATGCTCTACGCAGCCGAAGGGGATGCGGTCAAAGTCATCGCCGACAATGCCAGCCTCGTTCAAACGCTCGCCGGCATCGTGTTGACCGCGGTCGATGGTGCTCAGCCAGATGGCTTGCCAGCTGCAGTGACACCGCTAGGCACCTTGTATCTCGATTTGAGCAGCTCCATTGATGTCGAAGCCGAAAAGGCGCGTCTCACGAAGGAGTTGGAAAAGCTGAACAAGGTCGTTGCAGCAGGTGAGGGCAAATTGAAGAACAAGAAATTTGTGGATAGTGCGCCAGCGAAGATCGTCGAAGGCGCGCGTAAGCAACTCGCCGAGACTACTGAGAAGCGCGACGAAACGAAGCGCATCCTAGAGAGCCTGTAGGTTCGATGCTTTTGAGCGTCCTCGATCGTAAAGGTTGAGGGCGCTCTGAGTGCAGATTGTGTAGCGTGACGCTTTAGCGAACGTCCGTCGTGCTGGCTTCGTGCTGAGGCATTGAACGCTCGCTAAAGCTTCACGCTACGAATACAAAGTCGGTTCAACTAGATACGAAACAAACCATGAAAAAGACATTTCCAATAAAGGTTGCGAACAACGCACCCGAACGCGTCGTTGAAGCAATCAAATCTGAGCTCCGTAAATATGTAAAACGTGAGCGTAAGAAGAAGTTGCCCGAAGGCGTGGATTTCTGGGACTTCGATTGCAAGGTCGGCGAGACTGCTGAACTGGCAACAGACCTACATGTGGCGGAGATCAATGAAGCGATCGATCACGCGCTCG of Lentimonas sp. CC4 contains these proteins:
- the pdhA gene encoding pyruvate dehydrogenase (acetyl-transferring) E1 component subunit alpha, which translates into the protein MATTKKKSVTTSKKPQNFLEAPINKKLSKEEKLDLYRTIVGIRRFEERSLRAYNQGKIGGFLHLYIGQEAVATGIVSLMEENDHIITAYRDHGHALSVGMSMNECMAEMYGKYTGCSKGKGGSMHFFAPDKNYWGGHGIVAGQTPLGAGLAFALKYKGLKGCAMAFLGDGAVNQGSFMETLNLVSLWNIPVVFVIENNGYSMGTSLKRSSAEENLAHRADGFDIAWEVCDGHDVFEVREVANRAMKRAREEMKPFLLEIRTYRYRGHSVADANHEKYRTKEEIEEYKRTKDPLNLIKSQLLADGTLTDDLAKKIDQEKKDEAEASAKFAEDSPYAPREEIQTDVYWEVDNDADNKLKGTHFFND
- a CDS encoding valine--tRNA ligase, producing the protein MSEIAKAYEPKEVEQRWYANWLEAGCFKAVADSSKEPYAIMIPPPNVTGMLHMGHVLDNTLQDIFVRRARLEGKAVLWQPGTDHAGIATQTKVEKQLRESTGQSKYDLGREGFLEKVWDFRAESGGVILNQLQKLGASCDWDRTSFTLDEDYSKAVLEAFVSFYKRGYIYRGKRMVNWCPATHTAISDEEVNMKPQSGFFYKMRYELVQPDGERTHLEISTTRPETIMGDTAVAVHPEDERYKHLIGKTVWRPFPKAEIPIIGDEYVDREFGTGCLKVTPAHDKNDFEIGQRHNLEVIEVIDHDGRLNALAGEEFDGVDRFKARKQAVAKLEELGLLIEAENYENTVGFSERGDVPIEPRLSEQWFLKYPKVEEAKRAVENGTIKFHPDRWKKTYLHWLNGIQDWCISRQLWWGHRIPVWYKKGAERSELDFENPEHVHVSVEGPSDPENWEQEDDVLDTWASSYLWPMANLGWPEPTAEQQKELDFWYPTSVLVTGFDIIFFWVARMIMAGIELYGDDAKDLSDEELAKRIPFKNVFIHGLIRDEKGRKMSKSLGNSPDPLDLIEKYGADGLRFGICNIAPSGSDILFSEERIQIGRNFSNKLWNAVRFRQMSGPMADNSSLDAILSRIDTALCDDYDHWILSRVIEVTAEIEKCFKNYEIAPLTHLIYAFFWGDFCDWYVEASKGKLRGDEALRDNCLAIQDLVIRQVLQLANPVMPHITEELWKGLGYDASVAFIQNTVVTTAAELEAQLSADKSAAARVVSLQELITQARALKSQYNLANKRDVAMLYAAEGDAVKVIADNASLVQTLAGIVLTAVDGAQPDGLPAAVTPLGTLYLDLSSSIDVEAEKARLTKELEKLNKVVAAGEGKLKNKKFVDSAPAKIVEGARKQLAETTEKRDETKRILESL
- a CDS encoding DUF6172 family protein, whose product is MKKTFPIKVANNAPERVVEAIKSELRKYVKRERKKKLPEGVDFWDFDCKVGETAELATDLHVAEINEAIDHALAENWDAVYFEIVAKPGIRTRKPKAADSAES